TATTACAGATAAGATTATTGAGCCGAAATTAGGAAAATATATACCTAGTGAACCCCTTGAAAATAAAAATGAAGTAACAAGTATCGAGAAAAGGGGATTATTATGGGCAAATATTTCTATTCTTGTTACAGTAGCTGTGATTGCTGCACTCGTCATTCCGGAAAATGCTCCATTACGCGGTGATGAGGGGAGCATTATTGTTTCCCCGTTTATGAGCAGTATTATCTTTCTGATGATGGTCATTTTTTTAGTACCTGGTGTCATTTATGGAATTGTAACAAAATCAGTAAGAAATGATAAGGATGTTGCGCATTTAATGACAGGGTCCTTAGAAACGATGGCGGGATTTATTGTCCTGATTTTCTTTGCTGCTCAGTTTGTCGCATTATTTAATTATACGAATTTAGGAACCATTATTGCAGTAAAGGGCGCTGCGTTTTTACAGGCGATAAATTTTGATGGGGTGCCATTGCTTGCTGCATTGATTTTTATTACTGCGATTATTAATTTGTTTATTGCTGCAGATTCGGCGAAATGGGCAATTATGGCTCCAGTGTTTGTCCCGATGTTTATGCAGATGGGGATTTCTCCTGAAGTAACACAAGTAGCATATAGGGTTGGGGACTCATCAACAAATATCATTTCCCCACTCATGCCATTTTTCCCGTTAGTTGTGGCATTTGCACAGCGATACGGCAAACAAAATGGAGTAGGAACTGTTATTTCGTTAATGCTGCCTTATTCCATAACGATTCTTATTTGCTGGAGCTTATTCTTTGTGATTTGGTATGTATTGGGTATACCGGTTGGTCCAGGTACTAGTTTAACTTATTAAGAAAGGAAGTTTTTAATTATGAAAGTAACTACAACATGGACAGGTGGACGAGCATTTGAATCAGTTGGTGATTCAGGATACGCCACCTATATGGATGCAACAGAAGCCTATGGCGGTTTAGGTAAAGGGGCCACGCCAACTGAAATGCTGCTTGGTTCTTTAGCTGGATGTATTGGAATTGATGTAACGATGATTTTAAGACCACATTTAGAAAAAATAACTAAAATTGAAATTATTACAGATGGAACGCGTAAAGAGGAGGCGCCAAAGGGTTTCACAGCAATTCAAGTAACATTTATTGTTGATGGAGATATTGATAGCAAGAAAGTTTGGCGTGCAATTAACCTTGGTGAAGAAAAATATTGCTCTGTATCGGATTCTTTAAAAGCGAAGATTGATTTCAATCTAATTTTGAATGGAGAAGAGAGCTAATAAAGAAGGAACGGTCTGCAATCAGACCGTTCCTTTCAATTTAATTCGAATGATCAGCTTCACTTGCAGCTAATTCATTCTCTTTGTTCTTGGCATAGCGAATTTGGTCAAAGTCAATATCGTCAGGTAAATTGTTTTTTCCTGTAATATTCTCCAGTAAATCTTTCACATCAATACCAGAAGAGGCCTTGAGGGACTCTTGTAGAGTTGACATGAGATTTGTTGCATAGCCGGTAACCTTATTTGCTCCGCCATCTGCACCACTGCTTCCTGTATCAACAACTGTAATTTTATCGATGTTCGCAAGTGGACTGGCAATTTCTTTCGCATATTCAGGAAGCATTTTCATAACCATATCGAGTACAGCTGCTTGACCGAACTGTTCGAATGCTTCGGCGATCTTTTCTTTTGCTTCCGCTTCCGCAATACCTTTTAGACGGATAATCTCTGCTTCTGCTTCCCCTTGTGCCCGTTGTGAGTCAGCTTTAGCAAGACCATCTACGCGGACTTGTTCTGCTTCTGCTTTTGCTTGTGATTCAATACGGTATTGATTCGCATCTGCTTCAGCAATTTGTCTAGCTTTTTCAGCAACAGCTGATTGCTCAACCGCATAGCGGTCAGCATCTGCTTTCTTCTTAACTTCAGAGTCGTATTGTCGTTCACGACGCAGAATTTCTTTTTCTTCCAACTCAATTTGTTTTTGTCGTTCAATAATTTTAATTTGCATCTCTTGCTCTGTAACCTGCTGTTTCGCACGTGCAGTTTCATAGTCATAGGCTTGGTCAGCACGAGCTTTTGCAATATCCTGTTCACGGCGGTATTCTGCTGTCTTCAATTGATTTTCTTTCTCAGCTTCAGCAATTTCTGTTGAGCGTTCTAATTCTGCTTTTTGTGCGTCCTTAGCAGCTTCAGCACGTTTGATCCGTGTTTCTTTATCCGCCTCAGCAGTAGCAATATCTGCATCACGCTTCACTTGGGCAATCCGAGGTTTACCTAATGAGTCAAGATAACCATTTTTATCTTTTACATCTTTAATAGTAAAAGATACGATGACTAATCCCATTTTTGCTAAATCCTGTGAAGCAACACGCTGCACTTCCTGGGAAAATTTATCCCGGTTTTTATATATTTCTTCGACAGTCATAGAACCTAGAATGGAACGTAGATGTCCTTCAAGAACTTCTTTTGCTTCATTCTCGCGGTCCGATCTTGACTTACCTAAAAATTGTTCAGCAGCTGTAGCAATTTCATTAATCGAGCCGCCAATTTTAATTATTGCAGTTCCATCGGCCATTACAGGCACACCTTGCTCCGTATAGACCTCTGGAGTTGATACTTCCAGTTTACTAGATAGTAAGCTGAGTGGCTCTGCTTGTTGGAAAACAGGTAATACAAATGTACCTCCACCGCGAATAATTTTAATTTTATTCCCAGATTCATCTGTATGTACATTCTTTCCACCTAAGTAACTACCAGTTACAATAAGTGCTTCATCAGGGCCTGCTGTGCGGTACTTTGTCATAAATACAGCGATAAGTGCAATTAATAAAAATACAACAATAGCAATTACGACCCAAATACCTACTGAAATACTTTCTAACATAATTTATCCTCCTTTTTGTAGTTGGCAGATATGTATATAACTTTCTATCTGCATAATTGCAAGTTAGACAATCACCTAAAGTTTGGTAAATGCCAAGTTTGCAAAAGAAATTTATTAAAATACTAATCCAGATGGATGAGTAGATTAAACAGAAAAATTAGCATCTAAATCCGTTTCATAAGGAACTACATAAAGAACGCCATTTGTTACTTCAATAACAAGTACTTGCTTCCCAGATTCGATCGGTTTATGTTCATAAGCCGCGGCAGGTTTTGAAATCATCCCGCTTTTACTATCGATAATAATTTCGCCATAGCCATTCTCCGGAATTGGAATGATAATTTTGCCAACTCTTCCTTTTAACGAATCCTCCGTATAGCTTAGTGATTCTTCTGCTGAGGAAATTGGAATCAAAACAAATACATTAAGCAATGTACTTAATAAGAAAGAAAAGACAATTGAGATACCGATAATGAGAAGGCTGTTAATGGATGTGAGAACTTCAAATATATATCCTGAAGCAGAGAAAAAAGTTATAAAGGATAAAATAAGAACAGGATGAATAAAGCTGATTGCCTCTGTGATGACTTCTAAAATATCACCAAATAAGAGGTAAAGAATGGTTAATATTCCTGCTGTAATTAGTGTTATTAAGTAAATCGTTTCAATCGGTGTATCAAATAGCATCATATGCATCCATCCCTTAATTGTAGTTGCTTTACTTTATATACAAATTAACGATAATAAAGGTTTCGTAAAATTAGAAAAAAGTAATAAAAATCATGAAAAATTCGTTATGTATGTAATGAAATTAAATGAACAGGAAAAATCATACATATTAAATATATTCGAAACAATGCTTATTATCAATGATTTTGTGAAATTAGGTTACAATTGGTATTTGGGTAAATTGCAAAGGAGAATGCAGTTGATATTCATAAATGTGAACCTAGAAAGCATTTAAAAGAAAAGGAGAGAGGAAGATGACCCAATGAGGATTTGATCATCGTCCCATGTATAAACTTCAATTTACGATTTAAATGATGAAAAAATTAGTTTCCTGCTACATCTCGCTTCGTAAAGAAAATCCATGCAAGCAGCATAAACACAATATAATAGATTAAAAGCATTATAATCGAAAAACCTAATGTCATGCCCTCGATGAATGGCGTATTTCCATCCGCATACTGACTTAAGTCTGTGTTCGCAAACAGGATATATTTGGCCCATGAGCGTTCTGCAAAAAAGAAGACAATTTGGTTTCCGACAAACATGAGAAAGATCGCCAGTCCGATTGCAAGTGCACTATTACGGAATACACTTGAAATCATAAATGCGAAGGTTG
This region of Oceanobacillus sp. FSL K6-2867 genomic DNA includes:
- a CDS encoding AbgT family transporter, whose protein sequence is MSQQKTSKSIRLLNFIEEKGNKLPHPITIFILFTLIVIALSHVLSIFGVSVSFEGMNNETGQIETLNVDAISLLVPEGIAYMFSSVVTNFTSFVALGPVLVAMLGVGVAEKSGYISAIMTNTVTKAPRKLVTPIVVLMGVMSNVAASVGYVVLVPLGAIIFLGFKRHPLAGLSAAFAGVSGGYSANLLLGTNDPLLSGISTEGARILDANYVVNATDNWFFMIASTFLIVIIGTIITDKIIEPKLGKYIPSEPLENKNEVTSIEKRGLLWANISILVTVAVIAALVIPENAPLRGDEGSIIVSPFMSSIIFLMMVIFLVPGVIYGIVTKSVRNDKDVAHLMTGSLETMAGFIVLIFFAAQFVALFNYTNLGTIIAVKGAAFLQAINFDGVPLLAALIFITAIINLFIAADSAKWAIMAPVFVPMFMQMGISPEVTQVAYRVGDSSTNIISPLMPFFPLVVAFAQRYGKQNGVGTVISLMLPYSITILICWSLFFVIWYVLGIPVGPGTSLTY
- a CDS encoding OsmC family protein; this translates as MKVTTTWTGGRAFESVGDSGYATYMDATEAYGGLGKGATPTEMLLGSLAGCIGIDVTMILRPHLEKITKIEIITDGTRKEEAPKGFTAIQVTFIVDGDIDSKKVWRAINLGEEKYCSVSDSLKAKIDFNLILNGEES
- a CDS encoding flotillin family protein, encoding MLESISVGIWVVIAIVVFLLIALIAVFMTKYRTAGPDEALIVTGSYLGGKNVHTDESGNKIKIIRGGGTFVLPVFQQAEPLSLLSSKLEVSTPEVYTEQGVPVMADGTAIIKIGGSINEIATAAEQFLGKSRSDRENEAKEVLEGHLRSILGSMTVEEIYKNRDKFSQEVQRVASQDLAKMGLVIVSFTIKDVKDKNGYLDSLGKPRIAQVKRDADIATAEADKETRIKRAEAAKDAQKAELERSTEIAEAEKENQLKTAEYRREQDIAKARADQAYDYETARAKQQVTEQEMQIKIIERQKQIELEEKEILRRERQYDSEVKKKADADRYAVEQSAVAEKARQIAEADANQYRIESQAKAEAEQVRVDGLAKADSQRAQGEAEAEIIRLKGIAEAEAKEKIAEAFEQFGQAAVLDMVMKMLPEYAKEIASPLANIDKITVVDTGSSGADGGANKVTGYATNLMSTLQESLKASSGIDVKDLLENITGKNNLPDDIDFDQIRYAKNKENELAASEADHSN